A single region of the Microlunatus panaciterrae genome encodes:
- a CDS encoding M15 family metallopeptidase, producing the protein MQQSTVEEAAAESVTLKITAGGTPQPGKFFSDIGYFDISGTVSSGKAGERVEIYWYRVASKEWRRSLVLTTTDGGAFSGRQLVGHWELGLRFRATLGGNPAASEVVSSNEVKVDVRISYVRLNPIANVDALKSRRVTGYVYPARPGVSIHIDLKGADGYRLLMRATTDAAGTFSATFTQGTGELRSYRLRSGYVATNRGGDVVSPSRSFRRVAALNAVVTRTTAAEVAKTYRSGCPVGPSKLSTITMNYYGMSDQRMHRGVLIIRSSLTDEVIRGFAQALAHRYPVRKMNNPNVYGGNDPVQMEANNTSGFNCRKVVGNPYAQSPHSYGIAIDVNTVQNPYRDVNGRWWPKNGRSYVDRSPRRYGMLVYDSYLTRQLRKDDFFWGGLWSPGRDYQHFQYDR; encoded by the coding sequence GTGCAGCAGTCGACGGTGGAGGAGGCGGCGGCGGAGAGCGTCACCCTCAAGATCACCGCGGGCGGCACCCCGCAGCCCGGCAAGTTCTTCTCCGACATCGGCTACTTCGACATCTCCGGCACCGTGTCCAGCGGCAAGGCCGGCGAGCGGGTGGAGATCTACTGGTACCGCGTCGCGAGCAAGGAGTGGCGACGCTCGCTGGTGCTGACCACCACCGATGGGGGTGCCTTCAGCGGCAGGCAGCTCGTTGGTCACTGGGAGCTCGGACTGCGGTTCCGCGCCACCTTGGGCGGCAACCCGGCAGCCAGCGAGGTGGTCAGCAGCAACGAGGTCAAGGTGGATGTCCGCATCTCCTACGTCCGGCTCAACCCGATCGCCAACGTCGACGCCCTGAAGAGCCGTCGGGTCACCGGCTACGTCTACCCGGCTCGGCCCGGAGTCAGCATCCACATCGATCTCAAGGGCGCTGACGGCTACAGGTTGCTGATGCGGGCCACCACCGATGCGGCCGGCACCTTCTCGGCCACCTTCACCCAGGGGACCGGCGAGCTGAGGTCCTACCGCCTCCGGTCAGGCTACGTCGCCACCAACCGCGGCGGCGACGTCGTGAGCCCGAGTCGGAGCTTCAGGCGGGTCGCCGCCCTGAACGCGGTCGTCACCCGCACCACGGCGGCGGAGGTCGCCAAGACCTACCGGTCGGGCTGCCCGGTCGGACCCTCGAAGCTCAGCACCATCACCATGAACTACTACGGGATGAGCGATCAGCGGATGCACCGCGGCGTGCTGATCATCAGGTCGAGCCTGACCGACGAGGTGATCCGCGGCTTCGCCCAGGCGCTGGCCCATCGCTACCCGGTCCGCAAGATGAACAACCCCAATGTGTACGGCGGCAACGACCCGGTGCAGATGGAGGCCAACAACACCAGCGGCTTCAACTGCCGCAAGGTGGTCGGCAACCCGTATGCGCAGTCGCCGCATTCCTACGGCATCGCCATCGACGTCAACACGGTGCAGAACCCCTACCGGGACGTGAACGGCCGGTGGTGGCCCAAGAACGGCCGCAGCTACGTCGACCGTTCTCCTCGGCGGTACGGGATGCTGGTGTACGACAGCTACCTGACCCGGCAGCTGCGCAAGGACGACTTCTTCTGGGGTGGCCTGTGGAGCCCGGGACGCGACTACCAGCACTTCCAGTACGACCGATGA
- a CDS encoding RNB domain-containing ribonuclease — MPARKVHVRAAIPAALVDGLRAIDRELSVPGEFPPEVLAAAESAARSPRLPDLDRTDLELVTIDPEGSKDLDQALHLGRDGDGYVVSYAIADVAAFVAAGDPIDTEAHRRGQTLYGPDHRIPLHPPVLSEGAASLLPGQHRPALLWTIRLDHHGKMRDAEVVRAVVRSREQLSYEQVQAQLDGGEASESLQLLREIGQWREQRERDRGGVSLNIPEQQVVTDDDHWRLEFRTPLPVEGWNAQLSLLTGMAAAHIMMYGQIGILRTLPPADHGALRQLRQTAKALRISWPAELDYPEFVRSLDPSLPAHAAMINACTRLFRGAGYRAFSGGIPTDVEHAALAIEYAHCTAPLRRLVDRYAGEVCVALCADQPVPAWVLRSLDTLPDEMAESGRLAGAYERAVIDLVEVFLLRDRVGELFEATIVDVAQDRKMGQIMLREPAVEAKITGDHLPLGQEVSARLTSAEVGRNSVLFELA, encoded by the coding sequence ATGCCCGCTCGCAAGGTCCACGTTCGCGCCGCGATCCCGGCTGCGTTGGTCGACGGCCTGCGGGCCATCGACAGGGAGCTGAGCGTACCGGGGGAGTTTCCCCCCGAGGTGCTGGCCGCAGCCGAGTCGGCCGCCCGGTCGCCGCGGTTGCCGGATCTGGACCGGACCGACCTGGAGCTGGTCACCATCGACCCGGAGGGGTCCAAGGATCTCGACCAGGCCCTGCACCTGGGCCGGGACGGCGACGGTTACGTCGTGTCCTACGCGATCGCCGACGTCGCCGCCTTCGTCGCCGCTGGCGACCCGATCGACACCGAGGCACACCGGCGCGGCCAGACCTTGTACGGGCCCGACCACCGCATCCCGCTGCATCCGCCGGTGCTGTCGGAGGGGGCGGCGAGTCTGCTGCCCGGCCAGCATCGCCCGGCCCTGCTGTGGACCATCCGGCTTGATCATCACGGCAAGATGCGAGACGCCGAAGTCGTCCGGGCGGTCGTACGCAGCCGGGAGCAGCTGAGCTATGAGCAGGTCCAGGCGCAGCTGGACGGCGGTGAGGCGTCCGAGTCGCTGCAGTTGCTCAGGGAGATCGGGCAGTGGCGCGAGCAGCGCGAACGTGACCGCGGCGGCGTCAGCCTGAACATCCCCGAGCAGCAGGTGGTCACCGATGATGATCACTGGCGGCTAGAGTTCAGGACCCCGCTACCGGTGGAGGGCTGGAACGCGCAGCTGTCGCTGCTGACCGGCATGGCGGCGGCGCACATCATGATGTACGGGCAGATCGGGATCCTGCGGACGCTGCCGCCAGCCGATCACGGCGCCCTGCGTCAGCTGCGGCAGACCGCGAAGGCGCTCCGGATCAGCTGGCCGGCCGAGCTGGACTATCCCGAGTTCGTCCGCAGCCTCGACCCGAGCCTGCCCGCGCACGCGGCGATGATCAACGCCTGCACCCGGCTGTTCCGAGGTGCCGGCTACCGCGCCTTCTCGGGCGGCATCCCGACCGACGTCGAACATGCCGCGCTGGCGATCGAGTACGCCCACTGCACGGCTCCGCTGCGGCGGCTGGTGGACCGTTACGCGGGCGAGGTGTGTGTCGCGCTCTGCGCTGACCAGCCGGTGCCGGCGTGGGTGCTCCGATCTCTGGACACGCTGCCGGACGAGATGGCCGAGTCCGGCCGGTTGGCGGGCGCCTATGAGCGGGCTGTGATCGACCTGGTCGAGGTGTTCCTGCTGCGCGACCGGGTCGGCGAGCTGTTCGAGGCGACGATTGTCGACGTCGCGCAGGACAGGAAGATGGGTCAGATCATGCTCCGCGAGCCCGCTGTCGAGGCCAAGATCACCGGTGACCACCTTCCGCTCGGCCAGGAGGTCTCCGCCCGGCTGACGTCTGCCGAGGTCGGTCGGAACTCTGTGCTGTTCGAACTGGCCTGA
- a CDS encoding zinc ribbon domain-containing protein, protein MDLQAVDTALNQLQHRRRTLPEHALIAELQNERNQRAESLVAAETIVSDLEREQEKAEADLQPVRDRLLRDEHRIADGTVADPKALAGLIEEVEHLTRRISDLEDAELELMEQLDSANASAAQLRGEVAALDGRLAELQAKRDQQLAELDADAAERQVERDDLAPQVNPDLITLYDKIRSTHGGVGAAELRQRRCTGCRLEINAAELREFAAAAEDEVLRCEECGRILVRTAESGL, encoded by the coding sequence TTGGATCTGCAGGCCGTCGACACTGCGCTCAACCAGCTCCAGCATCGCCGCCGGACCCTTCCGGAGCACGCCCTGATTGCCGAGCTTCAGAACGAGCGGAACCAGCGCGCCGAGTCCCTGGTTGCTGCCGAGACCATCGTCTCCGACCTGGAACGTGAGCAGGAGAAGGCCGAGGCCGACCTGCAGCCGGTACGCGATCGCTTGCTTCGCGACGAGCACCGGATCGCGGACGGCACGGTCGCCGACCCGAAGGCGCTGGCAGGGCTGATCGAGGAGGTCGAGCATCTCACCCGCCGGATCTCCGATCTCGAGGACGCCGAGCTGGAGTTGATGGAGCAGCTGGACAGTGCGAACGCCTCCGCAGCCCAGCTGCGTGGTGAGGTCGCCGCTCTGGACGGGCGCTTGGCCGAGCTGCAGGCGAAACGGGACCAGCAGCTGGCCGAGCTGGACGCGGACGCCGCCGAACGACAGGTCGAGCGGGACGATCTGGCGCCTCAGGTCAACCCGGACCTGATCACCCTGTACGACAAGATCCGCAGTACCCACGGCGGTGTGGGTGCCGCGGAGCTGCGGCAGCGTCGCTGCACCGGCTGCCGGCTGGAGATCAATGCCGCCGAGCTGCGGGAGTTCGCGGCCGCCGCCGAGGACGAGGTGCTGCGCTGCGAGGAGTGTGGCCGCATCCTGGTCCGGACGGCAGAGTCGGGACTGTGA
- a CDS encoding multidrug effflux MFS transporter, which yields MTSVADPAVQTDQLHLTAPVVAPRALSDTFVGSKYVQLVLVLGLLSAIGPLTVDMYLPALPELTTQLHATDAQAQTTITGLLIGLGLGQLVIGPLSDAVGRRKPLLMGLAGHGLMSVLCAIAPSITMLTVTRSLQGVAGAAVAVVAMAIVRDLFTGIRAAQLLSRLVLVMGVAPILAPSLGSALLKVTSWHGIFIVLAAAAALLLALAFFALPETLPSWRRRSARPVESLKAYASMFSDKMFVVMVVVAGLMFATIFAYVSGSPFILQHLYGLNPQQFGLAFGGNAFGMIVATQINPVLVQRFGPVKVLTAAVVGSALMALTLVLTTSTGFGGMAGFMVPLWFLVALAGLSFPNAPAIALNRHGEAAGTAAALLGSAQFLIGGLTAPLVGVLDNGTPVPMAGIMLATTGISAVLLLATRRRLSAFSFDD from the coding sequence ATGACCAGCGTCGCTGATCCCGCCGTCCAGACCGACCAGCTCCACCTCACCGCCCCGGTTGTCGCCCCGAGGGCTCTCAGCGACACCTTCGTCGGGAGCAAGTACGTCCAGCTGGTGCTCGTGCTGGGGCTGCTGAGCGCCATCGGCCCGCTCACCGTGGACATGTACCTGCCGGCCCTGCCGGAGCTCACCACCCAGCTGCACGCCACCGATGCCCAGGCCCAGACCACCATCACCGGTCTGCTGATCGGGCTCGGTCTCGGTCAGCTGGTCATCGGCCCCCTGTCGGACGCCGTCGGTCGACGGAAGCCGCTGCTGATGGGTCTCGCCGGCCACGGCCTGATGTCCGTGCTCTGCGCGATCGCCCCGAGCATCACCATGCTGACCGTGACCCGCAGCCTGCAGGGTGTCGCCGGCGCGGCCGTAGCGGTGGTCGCCATGGCCATCGTCCGCGACCTGTTCACCGGCATCAGGGCGGCCCAGCTGCTGTCCCGGCTGGTTCTGGTGATGGGCGTCGCACCGATCCTGGCTCCCTCGCTCGGCAGCGCCCTGCTGAAGGTCACCTCCTGGCACGGCATCTTCATCGTGCTGGCGGCGGCTGCAGCATTGCTGCTGGCGCTGGCCTTCTTCGCCCTGCCGGAGACGCTGCCCAGCTGGCGGCGGCGGTCGGCCCGACCGGTCGAGTCGCTGAAGGCGTATGCCTCGATGTTCTCCGACAAGATGTTCGTGGTGATGGTGGTGGTCGCGGGTCTGATGTTCGCGACGATCTTCGCCTACGTCTCGGGCTCACCGTTCATCCTGCAGCACCTGTACGGGCTGAACCCGCAGCAGTTCGGGCTGGCGTTCGGCGGCAACGCTTTCGGCATGATCGTCGCCACCCAGATCAACCCGGTCCTGGTGCAGCGCTTCGGGCCCGTCAAGGTGCTCACCGCCGCAGTCGTGGGCTCGGCGCTGATGGCGCTGACCCTGGTCCTGACCACCTCCACGGGCTTCGGCGGGATGGCCGGTTTCATGGTCCCGCTGTGGTTCCTGGTCGCCCTCGCCGGGCTGTCCTTCCCGAACGCTCCTGCCATCGCGCTCAACCGGCATGGCGAGGCGGCCGGGACGGCGGCGGCCCTGCTGGGGTCGGCACAGTTCCTGATCGGCGGCCTCACCGCGCCGCTGGTCGGCGTACTGGACAACGGCACCCCGGTGCCGATGGCGGGCATCATGCTCGCCACCACCGGCATCTCGGCGGTGCTGCTGCTGGCCACCCGGCGCCGGCTGAGCGCCTTCTCCTTCGACGACTGA
- a CDS encoding alpha-galactosidase, giving the protein MTRWQLATATGYYTVSLAPGGVGLVLDHWGPDADAAPWTQTERSSFGTAPDAMPLEYAAIGTRQVEGAELIVTHDDGLTGARPKAAPEVRYADDGTVSRLEARFDDVTGRISWLTVLESSRAHDVVRKWVEIENTGSGSFELSRAFSGAWEVPVGPGARIDYLGGRWAQEFTRFQASLPAGELSLGSRQGITSHTFSPVVTVSRTDESADTSASFAVALAWSGSWRMLVDAVPFRDRVRISGGVDDESNVITLQPGERFVSPEMLGISSPDGPAGIQHRWHDYQRSVLARSTGLEHRPIVYNSWYATEFDVNLEHQSRLADVAARVGAEIFVVDDGWFVGRNSDTAGLGDWTPDPTKFPDGLDPLITAVIDRGMRFGLWVEPEAVNPDSDLYRAHPDWIYRAGDRELVTCRNQYVLDFGRDDVVEWAMEMLRSVLADRRISYLKWDMNRPVSDGGRPGDPHGREWSVQHARGYYRVMRMLREEFPHVTVEACSGGGGRIDNAVLGLTDVVWTSDETGPRDRLAIQDGFLTAYPASVMSSWVTDEPDRLDLEPASFEFRFLVAMAGVLGIGSDLLQWDELTQRRAAELVRRYREIREVVHTGLVVAHGRPVDPVYALEYAGDQLTCLLVYGRSGRPTDVRLAPRTLSPTARYRLRGTDRELTGEQAAEGIEVPFALASDADIVILDRVG; this is encoded by the coding sequence ATGACCCGATGGCAGCTCGCCACCGCGACCGGCTACTACACCGTGAGCCTCGCCCCCGGCGGGGTCGGTCTGGTGCTGGACCATTGGGGGCCGGACGCCGACGCCGCACCCTGGACCCAGACGGAGCGGTCCTCGTTCGGCACGGCACCCGATGCGATGCCGCTCGAGTACGCGGCGATCGGCACCAGGCAGGTGGAGGGGGCCGAGCTGATCGTGACCCACGACGACGGCCTCACCGGCGCCCGGCCCAAGGCCGCCCCCGAGGTGCGCTACGCCGACGACGGAACCGTGAGCCGGCTGGAGGCGCGGTTCGACGATGTCACCGGCCGGATCAGCTGGCTGACGGTGCTTGAGAGCAGCCGCGCCCATGACGTGGTCCGCAAGTGGGTGGAGATCGAGAACACCGGTTCAGGCTCGTTCGAGCTGTCCCGCGCGTTCAGCGGGGCCTGGGAGGTCCCCGTCGGCCCGGGTGCCAGGATCGACTACCTGGGTGGTCGTTGGGCCCAGGAGTTCACCCGCTTCCAGGCCTCACTACCGGCAGGTGAGCTCTCCCTCGGCAGCCGGCAGGGGATCACCTCACACACGTTCTCGCCGGTCGTCACCGTCTCGCGCACCGACGAGAGCGCCGACACCTCGGCCAGCTTCGCTGTCGCACTCGCCTGGAGTGGCTCTTGGCGGATGCTGGTGGATGCGGTCCCGTTCCGCGACCGGGTCAGGATCAGCGGCGGGGTCGACGACGAGTCCAACGTCATCACACTGCAGCCAGGTGAGCGTTTCGTCAGCCCGGAGATGCTGGGCATCAGCAGCCCGGACGGGCCGGCCGGGATCCAGCACCGCTGGCACGACTACCAGCGCTCGGTGCTGGCCCGCAGCACGGGACTCGAACATCGACCGATCGTCTACAACTCCTGGTACGCCACCGAGTTCGACGTCAACCTCGAGCACCAGTCCCGACTGGCTGATGTCGCCGCCAGGGTGGGGGCCGAGATCTTCGTCGTCGACGACGGCTGGTTCGTCGGCCGGAACAGCGACACAGCCGGGCTGGGCGACTGGACTCCGGACCCGACGAAGTTCCCCGACGGTCTCGACCCGCTGATCACGGCGGTGATCGACCGGGGCATGCGGTTCGGGCTGTGGGTCGAACCGGAGGCGGTCAACCCCGACAGCGACCTCTACCGGGCACACCCTGACTGGATCTACCGCGCCGGCGACCGCGAGCTGGTCACCTGCCGCAACCAGTACGTGCTCGACTTCGGCCGCGACGACGTCGTCGAGTGGGCGATGGAGATGCTGCGTTCGGTGCTGGCCGACCGCCGGATCAGCTATCTCAAATGGGACATGAACCGTCCGGTCAGTGACGGCGGTCGCCCGGGCGATCCACATGGTCGGGAATGGAGCGTTCAGCATGCTCGCGGTTACTACCGGGTGATGAGGATGCTCCGGGAGGAGTTCCCGCATGTCACCGTGGAAGCCTGCTCCGGTGGGGGCGGCCGGATCGACAATGCGGTGCTGGGGCTCACTGACGTCGTCTGGACCAGTGACGAGACCGGGCCGCGCGACCGGCTGGCCATCCAGGACGGCTTCCTGACCGCCTACCCGGCGTCGGTGATGAGCTCCTGGGTCACTGATGAACCGGATCGGCTCGACCTCGAGCCAGCCAGCTTCGAGTTCAGGTTCCTCGTCGCCATGGCAGGGGTGCTCGGCATCGGCTCGGACCTGCTGCAGTGGGATGAGCTGACGCAGCGGCGCGCCGCCGAGCTGGTGCGCCGGTACCGCGAGATCCGCGAGGTGGTGCACACCGGCCTGGTGGTGGCGCACGGTCGGCCTGTCGACCCGGTCTATGCCCTCGAGTACGCGGGCGACCAGCTCACCTGCCTGCTCGTGTACGGCCGGAGCGGTAGGCCGACAGACGTCCGGCTCGCACCGCGGACACTGTCGCCGACGGCCCGCTACCGGTTGCGCGGCACGGACCGGGAGCTGACCGGCGAGCAGGCGGCAGAGGGGATCGAGGTGCCGTTCGCGCTGGCGTCGGACGCCGACATCGTGATCCTGGACCGGGTCGGGTGA
- a CDS encoding DUF5107 domain-containing protein: protein MLTAESTIDLPARPADLADRAVAAWREPVVIDTYQPEPPDRYPAYLDRRVYQGSSGKIYPLPFFERISQDKTPVSWDAVHLENRWLRLMILPELGGRIHIGQDRTSGYDFFYRNNVIKPALIGLTGPWIAGGVEFNWPQHHRPATYLPTDVSIEVEESGAVTVWCSDHDPLTRMKGMHGIRLHPDRAVVEARVRLYNRDDEPRTFLWWANVAARAHNDYQSFFPTDVRMVADHAKRAVTAFPAADRPYYGIDYPARRSVAGPSAAGHDVPGDRIDWYRNIPVPTSYMCLDSSDDFFGGYDHLAKAGFVHVADHQISVGKKQWTWGNAAFGRAWDRNLADDGAAYVELMAGVFTDNQPDFSFIAPGETKVFSQFWYPIQQIGPAQQATLDAALSLQVEAGPSPIVRIGVATTANRPATTIELRDGSGTILLSERVDIEPGRPALMQRPLPADVDPGALQVQVSQAESVLLTWRQRTGSQPVSAATEPAQPQAVATVDELYRIGVHLAQYRHATRSPEPYWREALRRDPGHPGSCVELAVLDYRRARYLEAEQLLRTAIRRLTMLNPNPADSTAHYYLGLTLTRLGRPDEAYDAFGKAIWNRAWRGPGGFQLARLDAAAGRDRAALDRLDDVLRCEPDHLQARSLRALQLRRVGCGAAAEAALADQLALDPLDWWARDLAGQPLQADPQTCLDVALEYEKAGEPVEALRVLEVAWGNEERLVAGAPAARPLVGYYQARLLQRMGRDVASAVAAERSAGADDRYCFPGRLDDADLLRETCLLGTPAARPHALLGHWLYSVGRRDEAAAAWRSAVELDPTDSVCWRNLGLAAYGSGDLDLAADCYQHAVAAEPQEARLWFERDQLAQRAAVPPADRMTTLSDNLTLVQSRDDATVELAHLLLSLDRPEEAHRLLGERRFQPWEGGEGQALRAWDRASTALARRALAEQAGESALALVDGALEPPVSLGEARHPLANSAGLRLLRGDALEALGRTEEAREEWALAAGQVGDFLSMSSHPFSEATFASIQAYQRLGYVDAAADLMHAVEAFCDDLDSTPAVIDYFATSLPDLLLFPEDLQQAKARRVAFLRAQLDICRGDMTAAQRRVAGLLTADPNYTDAIDLARFALAPTQGETR from the coding sequence ATGCTGACTGCCGAATCGACCATCGACCTTCCCGCCAGGCCGGCTGACCTTGCGGATCGTGCGGTCGCCGCCTGGCGGGAGCCGGTCGTCATCGACACCTACCAACCCGAACCCCCGGACCGTTACCCGGCCTACCTCGACCGGCGGGTCTACCAGGGGTCGTCCGGCAAGATCTACCCGCTCCCGTTCTTCGAGCGGATCAGCCAGGACAAGACGCCGGTCAGCTGGGACGCGGTGCATCTGGAGAACCGGTGGCTGCGGCTGATGATCCTGCCCGAGCTGGGCGGCCGGATCCATATCGGACAGGACCGGACGTCCGGCTATGACTTCTTCTACCGCAACAACGTGATCAAGCCGGCGCTGATCGGCCTGACCGGTCCGTGGATCGCCGGTGGGGTCGAGTTCAACTGGCCGCAGCACCACCGTCCCGCCACCTACCTGCCCACCGACGTCTCGATCGAGGTGGAGGAGTCCGGCGCGGTCACGGTGTGGTGCTCCGACCATGATCCGCTCACCCGGATGAAGGGCATGCACGGCATCCGGCTGCATCCCGACCGGGCCGTGGTGGAGGCCCGGGTGCGGCTCTACAACCGCGACGACGAACCCCGAACCTTCCTGTGGTGGGCCAACGTCGCCGCGCGTGCCCACAACGACTACCAGTCGTTCTTCCCGACGGATGTACGGATGGTCGCCGACCACGCCAAACGTGCCGTGACCGCCTTCCCGGCCGCCGACCGGCCCTACTACGGCATCGACTACCCGGCCCGTCGGAGCGTCGCCGGCCCGAGCGCGGCCGGCCACGACGTGCCGGGCGACCGGATCGACTGGTACCGCAACATCCCGGTACCCACCTCCTACATGTGCCTCGACTCCAGCGACGACTTCTTCGGCGGCTACGACCACCTCGCCAAGGCCGGTTTCGTGCACGTCGCCGACCATCAGATCTCCGTCGGCAAGAAGCAGTGGACCTGGGGGAACGCCGCATTCGGGCGCGCCTGGGACCGGAATCTGGCCGACGACGGCGCCGCCTACGTCGAGCTGATGGCCGGCGTCTTCACCGACAACCAGCCGGACTTCTCCTTCATCGCCCCAGGCGAGACGAAGGTCTTCTCCCAGTTCTGGTACCCGATTCAGCAGATCGGTCCGGCTCAGCAGGCGACCCTCGATGCTGCGCTCAGCCTGCAGGTCGAGGCCGGACCCTCCCCGATCGTACGGATCGGAGTCGCCACCACGGCCAACCGGCCGGCGACCACGATCGAGCTGCGTGACGGGTCGGGCACGATCCTGCTGTCGGAACGAGTGGACATTGAACCGGGCCGGCCGGCCCTGATGCAGCGGCCTCTGCCGGCCGACGTCGATCCCGGCGCACTGCAGGTGCAGGTCAGCCAGGCGGAGTCGGTGCTGCTGACCTGGCGGCAACGGACCGGGTCTCAGCCGGTGTCAGCGGCCACCGAACCGGCCCAGCCGCAGGCGGTGGCCACCGTCGACGAGCTGTACCGGATCGGGGTGCATCTGGCGCAGTACCGGCACGCGACCCGTTCGCCGGAGCCGTACTGGCGTGAGGCGCTGCGCCGAGACCCCGGCCACCCCGGCAGCTGCGTCGAGCTGGCCGTCCTGGACTACCGGCGGGCGCGCTATCTGGAGGCCGAGCAGCTGTTGCGGACGGCGATCAGACGGTTGACGATGCTCAACCCGAACCCTGCCGACAGCACCGCTCATTACTACCTCGGCCTGACGCTGACCCGGCTCGGCCGCCCGGACGAGGCGTACGACGCCTTCGGCAAGGCGATCTGGAACCGGGCCTGGCGTGGGCCGGGTGGCTTCCAACTGGCGCGCTTGGATGCTGCTGCGGGCCGGGATCGGGCCGCGTTGGATCGGCTCGACGACGTGCTGCGGTGCGAACCGGACCATCTTCAGGCCCGGTCGCTCCGGGCGCTGCAGCTGCGTCGGGTCGGCTGCGGTGCGGCGGCCGAGGCGGCTCTCGCCGACCAGCTGGCCCTTGACCCGCTCGACTGGTGGGCGCGGGACCTGGCCGGGCAACCGTTGCAGGCCGACCCGCAGACCTGTCTCGATGTCGCGCTCGAGTACGAGAAGGCCGGTGAGCCGGTCGAGGCACTGCGGGTGCTTGAGGTGGCCTGGGGCAACGAGGAGCGCCTGGTCGCTGGTGCACCGGCCGCCCGGCCTCTGGTCGGGTATTACCAGGCCCGGCTGCTGCAACGGATGGGCCGAGACGTCGCCTCTGCGGTGGCCGCCGAACGTTCCGCCGGGGCTGACGACCGGTACTGCTTCCCTGGCCGGCTGGACGACGCGGACCTGCTGCGGGAGACCTGCCTGCTGGGCACTCCGGCCGCCCGGCCGCACGCCCTCCTCGGCCACTGGCTCTACTCGGTGGGCCGGCGGGACGAGGCTGCGGCTGCCTGGCGGTCGGCCGTGGAGCTGGACCCGACCGACTCCGTCTGCTGGCGCAACCTCGGGCTCGCCGCCTACGGGTCCGGCGACCTCGACCTGGCTGCGGACTGCTATCAACACGCGGTGGCCGCAGAGCCGCAGGAGGCTCGGCTGTGGTTCGAGCGGGACCAACTGGCGCAGCGGGCTGCGGTGCCGCCGGCCGACCGGATGACCACACTGAGCGACAACCTCACCCTGGTGCAGAGCCGTGACGACGCGACCGTGGAGCTGGCCCATCTGCTGCTCTCCCTCGATCGTCCGGAAGAGGCCCACCGACTGCTCGGTGAGCGCCGATTCCAGCCGTGGGAGGGTGGTGAGGGTCAGGCGTTGCGGGCCTGGGACCGCGCAAGCACGGCGCTGGCCCGACGGGCGCTGGCCGAGCAGGCGGGGGAGTCGGCACTGGCACTCGTGGATGGCGCCCTCGAGCCGCCCGTGTCGCTGGGCGAGGCCCGGCATCCGTTGGCGAACTCAGCCGGACTGCGGCTGCTCCGCGGTGATGCGCTCGAGGCACTCGGACGTACCGAAGAGGCCCGGGAGGAATGGGCACTGGCCGCCGGACAGGTGGGTGACTTCCTCTCGATGAGCAGCCACCCCTTCAGCGAGGCGACCTTCGCCTCGATCCAGGCCTACCAACGACTTGGGTATGTCGACGCGGCCGCTGACCTCATGCACGCGGTCGAGGCGTTCTGTGACGACCTCGACAGCACTCCGGCGGTGATCGACTACTTCGCCACCTCGTTGCCCGACCTGCTGCTGTTCCCCGAGGATCTGCAGCAGGCCAAGGCCCGACGGGTGGCCTTCCTGCGCGCCCAGCTCGACATCTGCCGGGGGGACATGACGGCCGCGCAACGGCGGGTCGCCGGCCTCCTGACCGCCGACCCCAACTACACCGATGCCATCGACCTGGCTCGGTTCGCACTGGCACCGACCCAAGGAGAGACTCGATGA
- a CDS encoding helix-turn-helix domain-containing protein: MLTPHGFPGQRLRVLPRPLVARALATGLTGRLLVTDAGHFPRAVSHGRNRTQGAPETVVIICVGGLGWCEIGGRTVAVPSGSALVIPPGVPHLYRADTARPWTIWWLHAAGSDLPVMLEAIVPDQADPVVEIGDLFRATAAAEQVVECMERDETMPNLLEAAGAAWALLAQLAADRITGGRRRREPIRDAQHHLRQNLAAPVRVPELARLAGLSTSHFSALFRAATGGGVVEYVKSLRMARARELLVTSSRTVGEIAEVVGYADAFYFSRQFRAINGCSPSDYRRQKQCEDVQPS, encoded by the coding sequence GTGCTGACCCCCCACGGCTTTCCCGGCCAGCGGCTGAGGGTGTTGCCGCGACCACTGGTCGCCCGTGCGCTGGCGACCGGCCTCACCGGGCGGCTGCTCGTCACCGACGCCGGCCACTTCCCGCGTGCCGTCAGCCACGGCAGGAACCGGACCCAGGGCGCGCCTGAGACGGTGGTGATCATCTGCGTCGGTGGCCTCGGCTGGTGTGAGATCGGTGGTCGGACGGTGGCGGTGCCGAGTGGCAGCGCGCTCGTCATCCCACCTGGGGTGCCTCACCTCTACCGCGCCGACACGGCCCGGCCATGGACGATCTGGTGGCTGCACGCCGCCGGGTCCGATCTGCCGGTGATGCTCGAGGCCATCGTGCCCGACCAGGCGGACCCGGTGGTGGAGATCGGGGACCTGTTCCGTGCGACGGCGGCGGCCGAGCAGGTGGTCGAGTGCATGGAACGGGACGAGACGATGCCCAACCTGCTGGAGGCGGCCGGTGCGGCCTGGGCACTGCTGGCCCAGCTCGCGGCCGACCGGATCACCGGCGGCCGGCGGCGGCGCGAGCCGATCCGTGACGCGCAGCACCACCTTCGGCAGAACCTGGCCGCACCGGTGCGGGTGCCCGAGCTGGCCCGGCTCGCCGGGCTGAGCACCTCGCATTTCTCGGCCCTGTTCCGGGCTGCCACCGGAGGCGGCGTGGTCGAGTACGTGAAAAGCCTGCGGATGGCGCGCGCCCGGGAGCTACTGGTGACCTCATCCCGCACCGTCGGCGAGATCGCCGAAGTGGTCGGGTATGCGGATGCCTTCTACTTCTCCCGCCAGTTCCGCGCGATCAACGGTTGCAGTCCGAGCGACTACCGCCGACAGAAGCAGTGCGAGGACGTCCAGCCGAGCTGA